TTACCATTCGTGAGTGCAATCGTGGCATTCTTCGGCGTAAACGTATTGGTAATGCTAAATGTAGGTGACTATGTTCGTGAATTAAAACCGGGCTATTCAACAGCAAAACGTGGTGTGGTTTACTTCTTAGCAATGGTGCCGGCAACGGTATTTATGGGTGTTATCGGTTTAATGATCTCATCTGCAACAGGCTTAGGTAATCCGATCAATGCGTTTGCACAGGCGGCAGATAACAAATTCTTAGTAATCATTACGTTAATCTTTATCTTGTTTGCTCAGATGACAACAAACTTAGCGAGTAACGTGGTACCACCTGCTTATGCGTTAATGGATGCGTTCAAAATCAAACACAAAACCTCTGTAATCATCATTGGTTTAGTGGCTATCGCTACTTGCCCGTGGTTAATTACTTCTGATGCATCTTCTAAAGGTGTAGATATTTTCGTATTAACTTACACTGTATTCTTTGGTCCAATTTTCTCTGTGTTATTAGTGGACTACTATATTTTACACAAAGGTAAAATTGACATTCCTGAACTTTATGATGAAAACGGTAGCCGTAAAGGTATCAACTGGGCAGCAATTTTAGCTATCTCAGTGGGGGCGGTAATTGGTTTATTCAATGCAGATATCTCATTCTTAACTGCAACGATCCCAACTGCATTAGTTTACTACTTCGGTATGAAATATATGGCATCAAGTGCCCGTTTCAGAAAAGGTACGATTCTAGAGAAATAATCTGTAGGGGCGTATGACATACGCCCACTACGATATTATTTTGATAATACATAATTTAGGGCGTACGCAGTACGCTCTACATAAGTTTTTGGATAAATGCGATTGTGGCTTTCAACAATTCCTGCGTATGAGGAGATTGTTCATCACGATCAAAATCGTGAAGGTTGGCAGCAATCACAAAGCGAGTCGGATTAAATTTATCACATAGAGCTTGAAACTCAGCAAAAGGCACATCAGGATCGCCGGTGGCATGAGCAGCAAATATTGGTAAATTTAATTCACCCAAACGCAAACTGTAATCAAGGTAGAAGAATTTATCTCTACCTTGATAAATTAACGATTTCCACTTGCCCGTTTGGCGAGCGTAAATATAAGCACTGAAGTGTGTATTTAATTCCGCTTCTTGGCGAGGAGTTGCTATCAGTGATTGAAAGGTGCTTTCACTCACTAATGGCAATTTAAGATAATGTGGGCTTGGGATGTCAAACCAACCGTCGGTTAAGAAACCGTAACCATAAAACGAGATAACACCTTTAGGTGGAGTAAGCTCGGTTTTTTTGTTTAATTTCGCAGCAGTCAATAGTGCCAAATAGCCACCGGCAGAACGACCAAATAGAAAATAGGGGAGTTCATCAGCAAAGCGACTTTGCAGAGTTTTTAATGAGGTTAAAACTGATTGCATAATTTGTTCAAGCTGAGCCTGCGGTGCAAGCGGGTAATTTATCGCAATAATTTGCAAACCGGCTTGGGTAAATTGTTCAAGATGAGTGAGCGGTAAATCTTGATTCGAACCATATAATAAACCGCCACCGTGCAGATAAATCACTCTGGCTTTTAGGAGAACAGTATCATTTTGATAAATTGTGGCTTGAATCGCCAGTTCGGCATTTTGAATTTGTACTGTATTTAGTGTGATTTCAGTTTTTTGTAACATAAATACCTCGACTTTTTGGCATTATTATAGAATTTAGCTCTATAAACACCAAATAAATTCACGTTTAACCTTACCCAATAAAGGAGAATATTATGGGATATTTGAATGGTCAAACAGGTTATCGTCAAGGATTACTTGAAACACGTTCGGTAATTCGTAAAAATAACTTTGTGATTTTGGAAACTGACGGTTTAGTGAAAAACAGTATTCCAAATTACCATAATTGCGATATTAGTATTTTATCTTCACCGGCATTAGGTGCTTCTTTTGCAGACTATATCGCAACGGTTCACCCAACGGGTGGCTGCACGCAATTAGGCGGTAACGGTATTGAGGTTTTCGTTTATTGTGTAAGCGGTCAATTATCAGTAAAAAATTGCGATACTGAAGCTACACTTGAAACCGGTGGTTATATTTTCTCTCCGGCAGATAAAGTCCTCAGCTTTGTAAACAATTCTGCTGAATCTACCAAAATTTATATTCACCGCCGCCGTTACACGCCACTTGAAGGGCAACAGGCGAAAAGCTATGTTGGCAATGTGAATAATATCGAATATGTCCAATACGAAGGTATGGCGACCTGCTTAATTAAAGATTTATTACCATCTGCTACTGATTTCGGTTTCGATATGAATATGCATATTTTGCTGTTCAAACCAGGTGCATCACACGGTTATATCGAAACCCATTTCCAAGAGCACGGAATGTTATTCCTTTCAGGTAAAGGAATGTATCGTTTAGACGATGAATGGATTCCGGTGAAAAAAGATGATTATGTTTTTATGGATTCTTACTGCCCGCAAGCCTGTTATGCGGTTGGTGATGAAGATTTCGTGTATATCTACTCGAAAGAATGTAACCGTGATGTGGAACTTTAATTTTACGTTGAGGAATTAACAATGAAACTATCAAGAGATGAATTAAAAGGCTTAATGAAAGCTAAATTAATGAAAGCGGGCTTAAACGACCAACACGCAGATATTACTGCGGAAATCCTGACTTGGTCTGATGAGCGTGGTTACCACTCTCACGGTGCAGTGCGTATGGAATATTACTGTGAACGTATTTTCAAAGGCGGTATTACTCACGATCCTAAATTTGAATGGAAAGAAACCGGTCCGGCATCTGCGATTTTTGAAGGCGATAATGGTTGTGGTTATGTGGCAGCCACTTTCGCGATGGAAAAAGCGATTGAAATGGCGAAAAAATCAGGTATTGCAGTAGTTGGTATTCGCAATATTTCTCACAGTGGTGCGATTGGTTATTACACCGAAATGGCAGCGAATGAAGGTTTATTATCAATTTCATTCTGCCAATCTGACCCAATGGCAGTACCTTACGGTGGTTCTGAGCCTTACTATGGTACAAACCCAATCTCATTTGCTGCACCGGCACAAGACGGTAAAAATGTGGTATTTGATATGGCAACCACGGTTCAAGCTTGGGGTAAAATTTTAGACAAACGCTCTCGTGGTGAATCTATCCCTGATGATTGGGCAGTAGATGCTGAGGGTAACCCGGTCACCGACCCAAACAAAGTAAACGCGTTAGTACCAATCGCTGGTGCAAAAGGTTACGGCTTAATGATGATGGTGGATATTTTCTCGGGTATTTTATTAGGCGTACCATTCGGCAAACATGTTTCTTCAATGTACCACGATTTATCTGAAGGTCGCCGTTTAGGTCAAATGCACATCGTAATTGACCCAGCTCGTTTCTGTGGTGCAGAGCAATTCCGTGAAAATATGGCACAATCATTAAATGAATTAGTGACAATGCCACCAGCAGCAGGTGTGGATCGTGTTTATTATCCAGGTGAACGTGCGGAAATCCGCCGTGATAAATACTATGCAACAGGTGGTATTGAAATCGTGGATAAAGTTTATGAATATTTAATCAGCGATGATATCCACTTTGACCGTTACGATCACAAAAATCGCTTTGCAGATTAATTTTGCAATCATCTCATCTAGGGCGAACTTCGTATTCGCCCAAATGGATCTGTAATAGAGTTAAGTAGAAGGAAGAATCAAATATGTTAAAAACTGTAGTGAAAAAAGGCAGCTACCACGACTCAGTGGTATTAATGCTACTTACCAATGCTATTTCAGGCTTGGAAGGGGTAAAAAAAGTGTCAGTTATGATGGCGACCCCTGCGAATAAAGATATTTTTGCCCAAAGTGGATTAGACACCCCTGAATTATTAGAAGCGACCGCCAATGATATGGTGGTGGTAGCAGACGTTGAGCAAGAAGATGTGATCAACGTGGTAATGGAAAAAGTGGAAGAATTTTTAAAACAAAAATCACAAGCAAGCTCAGCTCAAGCGGGTACAGAAGTTGTAAAATCTTGGGATAAAGCGACCGCTAAATTACCTGATGCTAACCTGGCGGTAATTTCTATCCCGGGTGCTTATGCTGCTTTAGAAGCAAACCGTGCGTTAGATGAAGGATTGAACGTCTTTATGTTCAGCGATAACGTAAGTGTTGAAGATGAAAAAGCATTAAAAGAAAAAGCTCACAGTAAAGGCTTAGTCGTAATGGGACCGGACTGCGGTACGGGGATTATCCAAGGTGTGCCGGTAGCATTTACTAACAGCGTAACGCCGGGTTCTATTGGTATCATTGGTGCATCTGGTACAGGTATCCAAGAATTAACGACTATCATTGACCGCTTAGGTGAAGGGGTAGAGAACGCTATTGGTACAGGTGGTCGCGATCTTTATGAAGACATCGGCGGTATCACTATGTTAGATACCATCGAGGCGATGGAACAAAACGACAAAGTGAAAGTGCTTATCGTAATTTCTAAACCGCCTGCAAAAGCAGTGCGTGAAAAAATCTCGGCACGTTTAAGCCGTTACACCAAACCGGTAATTACCTTATTCTTAGGCGAAAAACCGGAATTCCACGAAGAGAATTTCTACCACGCTTATACTTTAGATGAAGCTGCTCGTTTAGCGGTGGCTTTGGTGCGTAATGAGCCGATTCCGACTGTTGCAAAAAATCCGTTAAATTCGATCGCTTGCGGTAAAACCTTAAAAGCCTACTATTCAGGCGGTACATTAGCGGGCGAAGCAGCAATGTTATTAAAAGATGCGTTAAAGATTGAAGGCTCAGGTGCGAAAGCAGACGGCTTTATGTTCAAACAAGACGGCCACATTGTAGTGGATTTAGGCGATGATGTTTATACACAAGGTAAACCGCACCCGATGATCGACCCAGCTAAACGTATTGAATCAATGCGTGAGGCAGTGGATGATGCAACGACCGGCGTGATTTTATTCGACATCGTGTTAGGTTACGGCTCACACGAAGATATGGCGACCGCGTTAATTCCAACTATTGAAGAATTACAACAAAAAGCCAAAGCCCAAAACCGTGATGTGGCGTTTGTGGCAACGGTATGTGGCACACGTAGTGACTATCAAGGCTACGACGAAACCGTGCGTAAATTAAAAGATGCCGGTGTTGAAGTGTGCGAAACCAACAAAATTGCAGTAGAGAAATCCTTAGCTCTATTAGGATTACAATTTGACGAGCCGGTAAAACCAATTAAAGCGAAAACTGTGGTACAAGGTGAAAATCACCCTGCCTCTGAGCAGTTGTTACGCTTATTGTCTGAAAAACCGAAAATTATCAATATCGGTCTGAAAAGCTTTGCAGATGTGGCAGAAAAATTTGGCTGCCAAGTGGTACAGTTCAACTGGCAACCACCTGCAGGCGGTAATATCCAATTAATCAAAGCTTTAAACTTCTTAAATGAATATGAGGCGGTGGATATTGATGAAGCTAACC
The sequence above is a segment of the Mannheimia bovis genome. Coding sequences within it:
- a CDS encoding NCS1 family transporter, which gives rise to MSEKTNLQPIPENKRIMDLLSYLFLWLGGCVSIGTFALGSGQLDKGLNLTQAFVAMLIGSLLLIVCLCLNDQMSYKSGVPYAVQLKSAFGTKGAILPAMLRGLPAIVWYGVQSWLGGSAINQISILTIGYDNIWVYFLLFQALQIWISTTGFHGLKWLENIGAVVIIASLAYMFYICMTKFGGRIEENLINKEGTWGLPFVSAIVAFFGVNVLVMLNVGDYVRELKPGYSTAKRGVVYFLAMVPATVFMGVIGLMISSATGLGNPINAFAQAADNKFLVIITLIFILFAQMTTNLASNVVPPAYALMDAFKIKHKTSVIIIGLVAIATCPWLITSDASSKGVDIFVLTYTVFFGPIFSVLLVDYYILHKGKIDIPELYDENGSRKGINWAAILAISVGAVIGLFNADISFLTATIPTALVYYFGMKYMASSARFRKGTILEK
- the allD gene encoding ureidoglycolate dehydrogenase; the protein is MKLSRDELKGLMKAKLMKAGLNDQHADITAEILTWSDERGYHSHGAVRMEYYCERIFKGGITHDPKFEWKETGPASAIFEGDNGCGYVAATFAMEKAIEMAKKSGIAVVGIRNISHSGAIGYYTEMAANEGLLSISFCQSDPMAVPYGGSEPYYGTNPISFAAPAQDGKNVVFDMATTVQAWGKILDKRSRGESIPDDWAVDAEGNPVTDPNKVNALVPIAGAKGYGLMMMVDIFSGILLGVPFGKHVSSMYHDLSEGRRLGQMHIVIDPARFCGAEQFRENMAQSLNELVTMPPAAGVDRVYYPGERAEIRRDKYYATGGIEIVDKVYEYLISDDIHFDRYDHKNRFAD
- the allE gene encoding (S)-ureidoglycine aminohydrolase; amino-acid sequence: MGYLNGQTGYRQGLLETRSVIRKNNFVILETDGLVKNSIPNYHNCDISILSSPALGASFADYIATVHPTGGCTQLGGNGIEVFVYCVSGQLSVKNCDTEATLETGGYIFSPADKVLSFVNNSAESTKIYIHRRRYTPLEGQQAKSYVGNVNNIEYVQYEGMATCLIKDLLPSATDFGFDMNMHILLFKPGASHGYIETHFQEHGMLFLSGKGMYRLDDEWIPVKKDDYVFMDSYCPQACYAVGDEDFVYIYSKECNRDVEL
- the fdrA gene encoding DUF1116 domain-containing protein, coding for MLKTVVKKGSYHDSVVLMLLTNAISGLEGVKKVSVMMATPANKDIFAQSGLDTPELLEATANDMVVVADVEQEDVINVVMEKVEEFLKQKSQASSAQAGTEVVKSWDKATAKLPDANLAVISIPGAYAALEANRALDEGLNVFMFSDNVSVEDEKALKEKAHSKGLVVMGPDCGTGIIQGVPVAFTNSVTPGSIGIIGASGTGIQELTTIIDRLGEGVENAIGTGGRDLYEDIGGITMLDTIEAMEQNDKVKVLIVISKPPAKAVREKISARLSRYTKPVITLFLGEKPEFHEENFYHAYTLDEAARLAVALVRNEPIPTVAKNPLNSIACGKTLKAYYSGGTLAGEAAMLLKDALKIEGSGAKADGFMFKQDGHIVVDLGDDVYTQGKPHPMIDPAKRIESMREAVDDATTGVILFDIVLGYGSHEDMATALIPTIEELQQKAKAQNRDVAFVATVCGTRSDYQGYDETVRKLKDAGVEVCETNKIAVEKSLALLGLQFDEPVKPIKAKTVVQGENHPASEQLLRLLSEKPKIINIGLKSFADVAEKFGCQVVQFNWQPPAGGNIQLIKALNFLNEYEAVDIDEANRKVIAKVVAAAPIIRDNVLAKTVIKELNEGKVILHAGPPIQYKDMPNTVQGSCVGAVLFERWATDEASARALLESGEIKFMPCHHVNAVGPMGGITTANMPVWVVENATDGNSAYCTMNEGIGKVLRFGAYSDEVVKRLEWMRDILGPTLGKAIRSMENGLAVNPLVAKAIAMGDEFHQRNIAASMSFFKEVAPRITAMSDLADNDKYDVIKFLADTDQFFLNIMMAASKAIMDGARTITDGTVVTAMCRNGVHFGIRIAGMGDEWFVGPVNTPQGLYFTGYDGEDACPDIGDSAITETLGVGGMAMIAAPAVTRFVGAGGYEDALRTSNDMMEICIDRNPNYVVPNWNFQGACLGVDARLVVEKGITPVINTGIAHKVAGFGQIGAGTVRPPLACFEKAVLAYARKLGFNE
- a CDS encoding alpha/beta hydrolase, with product MLQKTEITLNTVQIQNAELAIQATIYQNDTVLLKARVIYLHGGGLLYGSNQDLPLTHLEQFTQAGLQIIAINYPLAPQAQLEQIMQSVLTSLKTLQSRFADELPYFLFGRSAGGYLALLTAAKLNKKTELTPPKGVISFYGYGFLTDGWFDIPSPHYLKLPLVSESTFQSLIATPRQEAELNTHFSAYIYARQTGKWKSLIYQGRDKFFYLDYSLRLGELNLPIFAAHATGDPDVPFAEFQALCDKFNPTRFVIAANLHDFDRDEQSPHTQELLKATIAFIQKLM